The following coding sequences are from one Corallococcus caeni window:
- a CDS encoding Ig-like domain-containing protein: MDRCLHRDDSGWSFVDSFLLQMGFMLSGRFYLAVFMLFLPCACIQIPELEPGAAPDSGSPDERPVLLNWMSPAADSITNGTLRIQVEVVGPAPDRVELLVDGAAVEALESPYALTWETWNFAEGAHVLVVRALRNDQVFLSAERNVVVDRTQPRQIAQTPANGASEVPVQTPIQVTFSESLNPATVSGQSVQLMTDTGTLEAEVLLSADGRSLSLIPTSPLPVNERVRVVMANTVVDLAGNRLEALFQDWAWFVPAYLQWGEPQFAGRLEESFIGDTSLRVGMDALPIVAWAQNGTIHVKRWNGEGWEYLGGPLNGGSNNSVWGNALQINSDGHPMVAWLEYATGLGQTQVHVRRWNGTAWAPMGPVMTTSLAQSAIPWMGFTSRAQELPVVAWHEESSSQAQVVFRQWNGSNWVAMAAPLPMKRGANINYLGFDLDASERPIVTFRQSETGTGDMGRVMRWDGTSWTEISTGLGLLPVTRCMGRDGYLLVGGTGLINGAWTGLVRKWNGGAWVTVGEPLTDIAGGTSRQVDAIALDSHGSLVVLASEAPSATETGSRIGQTRRWTGARWESLGGVLRPSPGRLLWGLPDFALAGDHEPIVSWTEKVQSADTFIWAIHVHHLNH; encoded by the coding sequence ATGGACCGATGCCTGCACCGTGATGACAGCGGCTGGAGCTTCGTGGATTCGTTCTTGCTTCAGATGGGATTCATGCTCTCAGGTCGGTTCTACCTTGCGGTGTTCATGCTGTTCCTTCCGTGTGCCTGCATCCAGATTCCAGAGCTGGAGCCCGGTGCTGCACCGGATTCTGGAAGCCCTGATGAACGCCCCGTGCTTCTCAACTGGATGTCGCCAGCAGCGGACAGCATCACCAACGGCACCCTGCGGATTCAGGTGGAGGTTGTTGGGCCCGCACCTGACCGTGTGGAGTTGCTAGTGGATGGGGCTGCTGTCGAGGCGCTTGAATCTCCATACGCACTGACTTGGGAAACCTGGAACTTCGCTGAAGGGGCTCATGTCCTGGTCGTGCGCGCTCTGCGAAATGATCAGGTCTTTCTAAGCGCTGAGCGCAATGTCGTGGTGGATCGGACGCAGCCGCGCCAGATTGCCCAGACCCCCGCTAACGGCGCCTCCGAAGTCCCAGTACAGACGCCCATTCAAGTGACCTTCTCCGAGTCATTGAATCCCGCCACCGTGAGTGGGCAGTCGGTCCAACTGATGACGGATACCGGAACCCTGGAGGCGGAGGTTCTGCTTTCAGCAGATGGACGGTCGCTGAGCTTGATCCCTACTTCTCCACTGCCGGTCAATGAGCGGGTCCGCGTGGTGATGGCAAACACGGTCGTTGATCTTGCTGGAAACAGGCTTGAGGCACTGTTTCAGGACTGGGCGTGGTTCGTGCCTGCCTATCTCCAATGGGGAGAGCCGCAGTTCGCAGGGAGGCTTGAGGAGAGTTTCATTGGAGATACGTCACTCCGGGTGGGAATGGATGCCCTGCCCATCGTGGCCTGGGCGCAGAACGGTACGATTCATGTGAAACGCTGGAATGGTGAGGGGTGGGAGTATCTGGGCGGTCCCCTGAACGGAGGCTCGAACAACTCCGTCTGGGGCAATGCACTGCAAATCAATTCTGACGGGCACCCGATGGTGGCTTGGTTGGAATACGCGACAGGCCTCGGCCAGACCCAAGTCCATGTCCGCAGATGGAATGGAACTGCATGGGCCCCCATGGGCCCAGTCATGACGACCAGCCTTGCTCAGAGCGCCATCCCATGGATGGGGTTTACTTCCAGAGCCCAGGAGCTCCCGGTCGTGGCGTGGCACGAAGAGAGTTCTTCACAGGCACAGGTTGTCTTCCGCCAATGGAATGGAAGCAATTGGGTGGCCATGGCCGCGCCACTGCCAATGAAGAGAGGCGCGAACATCAACTACTTGGGGTTCGACCTGGATGCCTCGGAGAGACCCATCGTCACTTTCAGGCAATCCGAAACAGGCACTGGCGACATGGGGCGAGTGATGCGGTGGGATGGGACTTCCTGGACGGAGATTTCCACAGGGCTTGGCCTGCTGCCGGTAACCCGTTGCATGGGACGCGATGGGTACTTGCTTGTGGGAGGAACTGGCTTGATCAATGGAGCCTGGACGGGGCTCGTCAGGAAATGGAATGGGGGCGCCTGGGTGACGGTCGGCGAACCATTGACGGATATTGCCGGCGGGACGTCCCGGCAAGTGGACGCCATTGCACTGGACTCCCACGGGTCGCTGGTCGTGCTCGCGAGCGAAGCGCCCTCCGCGACCGAGACGGGCAGTCGGATTGGCCAGACGCGGCGCTGGACGGGAGCCCGATGGGAGTCACTGGGCGGTGTCTTGAGACCGAGCCCGGGCAGACTGCTGTGGGGGCTGCCTGACTTCGCCCTCGCGGGGGACCACGAGCCCATCGTGTCGTGGACGGAGAAGGTCCAGTCGGCCGATACGTTCATTTGGGCGATCCACGTCCACCACCTCAACCACTAA
- a CDS encoding MFS transporter, with the protein MQTPSDPAPSASLRPSLVWLMAVAGAVTVANLYYNQPLLGDIGRALGADGSALGLVPTLTQVGYAVGMLFLVPLGDSLERREVILVLCGCVGVALVAAGLAPTLHVMVAASFAIGVTTVVPQLLIPFAAQLAAPSERGRVVGTVMSGLLIGILLSRTAAGFVGTHLGWRTMFFVAAGLMVVMGVVLRFTLPAQPPVAAMPYPQLMRSLIHLARTEPVLRLHALLGGLTFGAFSAFWATLALYLRSMPGHYDAQVAGLFGVVGVAGAVIAPLVGRSADRGAGRRINALAIAVLLASFVVLWLLGHSLWGIALGVVLLDLGAQANQIANQARVYSLRPDARSRLNTLYMVTYFVGGAAGAWAGMAAWTRAGWPGVCAVGAGMSLTALVAVLWGSRRLPAVQVPAT; encoded by the coding sequence CCTCCGCTTCGCTCCGTCCCTCGCTCGTCTGGCTGATGGCGGTGGCCGGCGCCGTCACCGTCGCGAACCTCTATTACAACCAGCCCCTGCTGGGAGACATCGGCCGGGCGCTGGGCGCGGACGGGAGCGCGCTGGGGCTGGTGCCCACGCTGACGCAGGTGGGCTACGCGGTGGGCATGCTGTTCCTGGTGCCGCTGGGAGACAGCCTGGAGCGGCGCGAGGTCATCCTCGTGCTGTGCGGCTGCGTTGGCGTGGCGCTGGTGGCGGCGGGGCTCGCGCCCACGCTGCACGTGATGGTGGCGGCGAGCTTCGCCATCGGCGTCACCACGGTGGTGCCGCAGTTGCTCATCCCGTTCGCGGCGCAGCTCGCGGCCCCTTCGGAGCGCGGGCGCGTGGTGGGCACGGTGATGAGCGGGCTGCTCATCGGCATCCTGCTGTCGCGCACGGCGGCGGGCTTCGTGGGCACGCACCTGGGCTGGCGCACCATGTTCTTCGTGGCAGCGGGCTTGATGGTCGTGATGGGCGTCGTGCTGCGCTTCACGCTGCCCGCGCAGCCGCCCGTGGCCGCCATGCCCTATCCCCAGTTGATGCGGTCGCTCATCCACCTGGCCCGCACGGAGCCGGTGCTGCGGCTGCACGCGCTCCTGGGCGGGCTGACCTTCGGCGCGTTCAGCGCCTTCTGGGCCACGCTGGCGCTGTACCTGCGCTCCATGCCCGGACACTACGACGCGCAGGTGGCGGGCCTCTTCGGCGTGGTGGGCGTGGCGGGCGCGGTCATCGCGCCGCTGGTGGGGCGCTCCGCGGACAGGGGCGCCGGCCGGCGCATCAACGCGCTGGCCATCGCCGTGCTGCTGGCGTCCTTCGTCGTGCTCTGGCTCCTGGGGCACTCGCTGTGGGGCATCGCGCTGGGCGTGGTGCTGCTGGACCTGGGCGCGCAGGCGAATCAGATCGCCAACCAGGCGCGCGTGTATTCGCTGCGGCCGGACGCCCGGAGTCGGCTCAACACCCTCTACATGGTGACCTACTTCGTGGGCGGCGCCGCGGGCGCGTGGGCGGGCATGGCGGCGTGGACGCGCGCGGGCTGGCCGGGCGTGTGCGCGGTGGGCGCGGGCATGTCGCTCACGGCGCTGGTGGCGGTGCTCTGGGGGAGCCGCCGGCTGCCGGCGGTCCAGGTCCCCGCGACCTGA
- a CDS encoding TonB-dependent receptor domain-containing protein, whose protein sequence is MRAFPLGPWLLSLWLLTAGPALADNNADEADIAFELGNDAYSHGNYTEALRSYFTSYRLVPNRNVLFNIARCFEALGKFNEAYRYYNDLLGEDLPAEDASEVSRSLERLRPKVALVRVTTNPRGADVFVDRADLGSRGRSPQTLALSPGRHKVLVQKSGYRPTETTVTLSRGREVPVDLDLALITGVVDVTGTPEGAEIRDNPTGPVLGRVPAKLRLSPGQRVLHVRAAGHAPGQYVIDVPSEGTLPLAVTLNAQTAPTGRVVVTANHDGATVRVDGRPAGFTPTVVTLPEGEHVLEVESRDVRPVRQKVTVIPDQEVKVHATLRYEPPPVRAASKRLLAVDEAPASTTVLTPEELRAFGWRTLAEALAGVRGFFLTDDRTYTYLGVRGFSPPGDLNTRILILWDGHAMNDVWAGQGYAAHDLSVDLEEVERIEVVRGPGSALYGTGAFFGVINVVPRESLGLDRRMEITGAVGALGSTLVHATTSWEDPERSVLFSLAGMKSHGADTTRLGDPGPIVTGLDGEKAGTGSVRARLGNLSLVAQLHGRSKDVPTAPYGTVVGAQGTRVQDVRGFAEAKYERPLSERFILSLRGALDLSRYQGHWNYDGGDSAATNTDSGAADWLTAEARLLAGLSDDNRLTVGVEGQYQLRVDQKSVGPAVAASLGTQTRSLVSVYALDEWRLHPRLSLSLGFRVDRYSDLDSLPLTPRLAVIGRPYEQGLTKLVIGRAFRAPNVYELFYEDNLLTQRPAKQLEPETITTFEVEHSHDLTHELRVTVAGYHNRISRLITLSTESAATPACGTASAPTQCLVYANNSGETLAWGAEAGLHWQPGRWLLVDLSYSYVTLRNASQDVVEAAPTHLASGRFLLPVGNGDMRIATQATYQSARVPGIAGADSGEALLVGFGVSGDYGRLRYFAGVNNLLDTRYAFVVSDDVSAGPVPQYGRTFNLQLTGSF, encoded by the coding sequence ATGCGTGCGTTCCCCCTCGGCCCCTGGCTGCTGTCCCTCTGGCTCCTCACCGCCGGTCCCGCGCTCGCGGACAACAACGCGGACGAGGCGGACATCGCCTTCGAGCTGGGCAACGACGCGTACTCGCACGGCAACTACACCGAGGCGCTGCGCTCGTACTTCACCAGCTACCGGCTGGTGCCCAACCGCAACGTCCTCTTCAACATCGCGCGCTGCTTCGAGGCCCTGGGCAAGTTCAACGAGGCGTACCGCTACTACAACGACCTGCTCGGCGAGGACCTGCCGGCCGAGGACGCCTCCGAGGTCTCCCGCTCCCTGGAGCGGCTGCGCCCCAAGGTCGCCCTGGTGCGCGTCACCACCAACCCCCGGGGCGCGGACGTCTTCGTCGACCGCGCGGACCTGGGCAGCCGGGGCCGCTCGCCGCAGACGCTCGCGCTGTCGCCGGGCCGGCACAAGGTCCTGGTGCAGAAGTCCGGCTACCGCCCCACCGAGACCACCGTCACCCTCAGCCGGGGCCGGGAGGTGCCGGTGGACCTGGACCTGGCCCTCATCACCGGCGTGGTGGACGTCACCGGCACGCCCGAGGGCGCCGAGATTCGCGACAACCCCACCGGCCCCGTCCTGGGCCGCGTCCCCGCGAAGCTGCGCCTGTCCCCGGGCCAGCGCGTGCTGCACGTGCGCGCCGCGGGCCACGCGCCCGGCCAGTACGTCATCGACGTGCCCTCCGAAGGCACGCTGCCGCTCGCCGTCACGCTGAACGCCCAGACGGCGCCCACCGGGCGTGTCGTCGTCACCGCCAACCACGACGGCGCCACCGTGCGCGTGGACGGCCGGCCCGCGGGCTTCACCCCCACCGTCGTCACCCTCCCGGAGGGCGAGCACGTGCTGGAGGTGGAGAGCCGCGACGTGCGCCCGGTGCGCCAGAAGGTCACCGTCATCCCGGACCAGGAGGTGAAGGTCCACGCGACCCTGCGCTACGAGCCGCCCCCGGTGCGCGCCGCGTCCAAGCGCCTGCTGGCCGTGGACGAGGCCCCCGCCTCCACCACCGTGCTCACGCCGGAGGAGCTGCGCGCGTTCGGGTGGCGCACCCTGGCGGAGGCCCTGGCGGGCGTGCGCGGCTTCTTCCTCACCGACGACCGGACGTACACGTACCTGGGCGTGCGCGGCTTCTCACCGCCGGGCGACCTCAACACGCGCATCCTCATCCTCTGGGACGGCCACGCGATGAACGACGTGTGGGCCGGCCAGGGCTACGCGGCGCACGACCTCAGCGTGGACCTGGAGGAGGTGGAGCGCATCGAGGTGGTGCGCGGCCCCGGCAGCGCGCTGTACGGCACGGGCGCGTTCTTCGGCGTCATCAACGTGGTGCCGCGCGAGTCGCTGGGCCTGGACCGGCGGATGGAAATCACCGGCGCCGTGGGCGCGCTGGGCTCCACGCTCGTGCACGCCACCACGTCGTGGGAGGACCCGGAGCGCTCCGTCCTCTTCAGCCTCGCGGGCATGAAGTCCCACGGCGCGGACACCACCCGCCTGGGCGACCCGGGCCCCATCGTCACCGGCCTGGACGGCGAGAAGGCCGGCACCGGTTCGGTGCGCGCGCGCCTGGGCAACCTGTCGCTGGTGGCCCAGCTGCACGGGCGCAGCAAGGACGTGCCCACCGCGCCCTACGGCACGGTGGTGGGCGCGCAGGGCACGCGCGTGCAGGACGTGCGCGGCTTCGCCGAGGCGAAGTACGAGCGCCCCCTGTCCGAGCGCTTCATCCTGTCCCTGCGCGGCGCCCTGGACCTGAGCCGCTACCAGGGCCACTGGAACTACGACGGCGGCGACAGCGCGGCGACGAACACCGACTCCGGCGCGGCGGACTGGCTCACCGCCGAGGCGCGCCTGCTGGCCGGGCTGTCCGACGACAACCGCCTCACCGTGGGCGTGGAGGGCCAGTACCAGCTGCGCGTGGACCAGAAGAGCGTGGGCCCCGCGGTGGCCGCGTCGCTGGGCACGCAGACGCGCTCGCTCGTGTCCGTGTACGCGCTGGACGAGTGGCGCCTGCACCCGCGCCTGAGCCTGTCCCTGGGCTTCCGCGTTGACAGGTACTCGGACCTGGACTCGCTGCCGCTCACGCCCCGGCTCGCGGTCATCGGCCGGCCGTATGAGCAGGGCCTCACCAAGCTGGTCATCGGCCGCGCGTTCCGCGCCCCCAATGTCTACGAGCTCTTCTACGAGGACAACCTCCTCACCCAGCGCCCCGCGAAGCAACTGGAGCCGGAGACCATCACCACCTTCGAGGTGGAGCACTCACACGACCTGACGCACGAGCTGCGCGTGACGGTCGCCGGCTACCACAACCGCATCTCCCGGCTCATCACGCTCAGCACCGAGTCTGCGGCCACGCCCGCCTGCGGCACCGCGAGCGCGCCCACGCAGTGCCTGGTGTACGCGAACAACTCCGGCGAGACGCTCGCGTGGGGCGCGGAGGCCGGGCTGCACTGGCAGCCGGGCCGCTGGCTGCTGGTGGACCTGAGCTATTCCTACGTGACGCTGCGCAACGCCTCGCAGGACGTGGTGGAGGCCGCGCCCACGCACCTGGCCTCCGGGCGCTTCCTCCTGCCCGTGGGCAACGGCGACATGCGCATCGCCACGCAGGCCACGTACCAGAGCGCGCGGGTGCCCGGCATCGCGGGCGCGGACAGCGGGGAGGCGCTGCTCGTGGGCTTCGGCGTGTCCGGCGACTACGGCCGGCTGCGCTACTTCGCGGGCGTGAACAACCTGCTCGACACGCGCTACGCCTTCGTCGTGAGCGACGACGTGTCCGCCGGCCCCGTGCCCCAGTACGGCCGCACCTTCAACCTCCAGCTCACCGGCAGCTTCTGA
- a CDS encoding HIT family protein — MSDVNDPCLGCAIVHGEFHPPGGVLARAPGLVLHGVASPSPLPGWVVLTSAQHVRGWYDLDEGASRELGPFAARVMRAQREVLGAEHVYAFAIGDVLRHFHLHLVPRFADTPSHLRGRGAFDAAPAEHLPVETLEAAARRLAAALAR, encoded by the coding sequence ATGTCAGACGTCAACGACCCCTGCCTGGGCTGCGCCATCGTTCACGGGGAGTTCCACCCACCGGGTGGCGTGCTCGCCCGGGCGCCCGGACTCGTCCTCCACGGGGTGGCGTCACCCAGTCCGCTCCCGGGCTGGGTGGTGCTCACGAGCGCTCAGCATGTGCGCGGCTGGTATGACCTGGACGAGGGGGCGTCGCGGGAGCTGGGCCCGTTCGCCGCCCGGGTGATGCGCGCCCAGCGCGAGGTGCTGGGCGCGGAGCACGTCTACGCCTTCGCCATTGGCGACGTGCTCCGCCACTTCCACCTGCACCTCGTGCCCCGCTTCGCGGACACGCCATCCCACCTCCGGGGTCGGGGCGCTTTCGACGCGGCTCCGGCGGAGCACCTTCCGGTGGAAACGCTGGAGGCCGCGGCCCGGCGGCTGGCGGCGGCGCTCGCCCGCTGA
- a CDS encoding GNAT family N-acetyltransferase, with translation MVEPVLDFIQPGHPLYEGELELRFRVLREPLGHTRASVKFPFEDDSLHLVAHADGAVLGCVLFHPEDAHGGRLFQMAVSPSLQGRGLGAKLVRALEDALRGRGFRHVHLHARAPVVPFYERLGYAVYGEPYEEVGIPHRNMQRDL, from the coding sequence ATGGTTGAACCCGTCCTCGACTTCATCCAGCCCGGACACCCGCTCTACGAGGGCGAGCTGGAGCTGCGCTTCCGCGTGCTGCGCGAGCCCCTGGGCCACACCCGCGCCTCCGTGAAGTTCCCCTTCGAGGACGACAGCCTCCACCTGGTGGCCCACGCGGACGGCGCCGTGCTGGGCTGCGTGCTGTTCCACCCGGAGGACGCGCACGGCGGCCGGCTCTTCCAGATGGCCGTGTCGCCGTCGCTCCAGGGAAGGGGCCTGGGCGCGAAGCTGGTGCGCGCGCTGGAGGACGCGCTGCGCGGGCGCGGCTTCCGCCACGTGCACCTGCACGCGCGCGCCCCCGTCGTCCCCTTCTACGAGCGCCTGGGCTACGCGGTGTACGGCGAGCCCTACGAAGAGGTGGGCATCCCCCACCGGAACATGCAGCGCGACCTCTGA
- a CDS encoding carboxypeptidase-like regulatory domain-containing protein, with product MKKHVLMAVLPLMVWGCGDATDADNDGVADGIRDPNNVSVVVPSTPKGTVSGQVLSTTLQPLADVTVAMTIGSQPTGKSATTDPSGNFVMTDVPAGAQVLLTFSKSGYSTLRATSTVPSSAGTVPINNGNASFGPVTLTQLNGSLTVNVVTPQGRPAVGAKGVLEVDRAGSVILSNYDQANSVVSKVYVEATADSNGVLTFSGIPSGVELARLNGTYNLWIAPMDSNGDGVVDTGGYVKSYSGGAIVGTQTTTLAQLSYSKPSNVSLTIEGGNVSSLKGAVETDPLRNMVRPGEPIYVYFNQPVQPGSLLVRLTDEYAKESLPVTASVNVGGYSATITPANGIVQEGKEYNIFVRAVSAEGGSNFSQTGFFFGGDQAAPKSVSITDVRYQENSTVAPASTQLNAGETVYVSFSAPIKALIGTTAQIFFNDDIDGDGKVGNAQGEVGNAQGFFLNSAEPTAPYVTGTPAEKPVFGILSSGYSTRYSFTYAGATSFNSVQISKLTLRVAFSKLPEQGYGDAYETIWGQATIADLDASGMVMQKNPAAP from the coding sequence ATGAAGAAGCATGTGCTGATGGCCGTGTTGCCGCTGATGGTTTGGGGGTGCGGTGACGCCACGGACGCGGACAACGATGGTGTCGCGGACGGCATTCGTGATCCGAACAACGTGTCGGTGGTGGTGCCTTCCACGCCGAAGGGCACGGTGTCGGGCCAGGTGCTGAGCACGACGCTGCAGCCGCTCGCGGACGTCACGGTCGCGATGACGATTGGCAGCCAGCCGACGGGCAAGTCGGCGACGACGGACCCGAGCGGCAACTTCGTGATGACGGACGTGCCGGCGGGCGCGCAGGTGCTGCTGACGTTCAGCAAGAGCGGCTACTCGACGCTGCGCGCGACGTCCACGGTGCCGTCGTCCGCGGGCACGGTGCCCATCAACAACGGCAACGCGAGCTTCGGTCCGGTGACGCTGACGCAGCTGAACGGCTCGCTGACGGTCAACGTGGTGACGCCGCAGGGCCGTCCGGCGGTGGGCGCGAAGGGCGTGCTGGAAGTGGACCGCGCGGGCTCGGTCATCCTGAGCAACTACGACCAGGCCAACTCCGTGGTGAGCAAGGTCTACGTGGAGGCCACGGCGGACTCCAACGGTGTCCTGACCTTCAGCGGCATCCCCTCCGGCGTGGAGCTGGCGCGGCTGAACGGCACCTACAACCTGTGGATCGCCCCGATGGACTCCAACGGCGACGGGGTGGTGGACACGGGCGGCTACGTGAAGAGCTACTCGGGCGGCGCCATCGTGGGGACGCAGACCACCACGCTCGCGCAGCTGTCCTACTCGAAGCCGTCGAACGTGTCACTCACCATCGAGGGGGGCAACGTGTCCAGCCTCAAGGGCGCCGTGGAGACGGATCCGCTCCGGAACATGGTGCGCCCGGGCGAGCCCATCTACGTGTACTTCAACCAGCCGGTGCAGCCGGGCTCGCTGCTCGTGCGCCTGACGGACGAGTACGCGAAGGAGTCGCTGCCGGTGACGGCCTCGGTGAACGTCGGTGGCTACTCGGCGACCATCACCCCTGCCAACGGCATCGTGCAGGAGGGCAAGGAGTACAACATCTTCGTGCGCGCCGTGTCCGCCGAGGGTGGCAGCAACTTCAGCCAGACGGGCTTCTTCTTCGGCGGCGACCAGGCTGCTCCGAAGTCGGTGTCCATCACGGACGTCCGCTACCAGGAGAACTCCACGGTTGCGCCGGCTTCCACCCAGCTCAATGCCGGTGAGACCGTCTATGTGAGCTTCTCCGCGCCCATCAAGGCCCTGATTGGCACGACGGCCCAGATCTTCTTCAACGACGACATCGATGGCGACGGGAAGGTCGGTAACGCCCAGGGTGAGGTCGGAAATGCGCAGGGGTTCTTCCTCAACTCGGCCGAACCCACTGCCCCTTATGTGACCGGCACTCCCGCCGAGAAGCCGGTCTTCGGCATCCTGTCCTCGGGCTACAGCACCCGCTATTCCTTCACCTACGCTGGGGCGACTTCGTTCAACTCGGTCCAGATCAGCAAGCTGACCCTCCGGGTCGCGTTCAGCAAGCTGCCGGAGCAGGGATACGGCGATGCTTATGAGACCATCTGGGGCCAGGCCACCATTGCGGACCTGGATGCTTCCGGCATGGTCATGCAGAAGAATCCTGCCGCACCGTAG